The following are from one region of the Megachile rotundata isolate GNS110a chromosome 15, iyMegRotu1, whole genome shotgun sequence genome:
- the LOC100882182 gene encoding transmembrane protein 230 isoform X1 has protein sequence MWTNCFGADHIHKLSMSRRKLGSDRQFSNVDYTQLTETDSGFIDSQFVNPPVKIPWKAITLAALLFIGGTIMLIMGSLIVSGHFDSKYSDRMWPVIILGILMFIPGAYHMRVAVLAYQKVPGYSFDDIPEFD, from the exons ATCATATTCATAAACTGAGTATGTCCAGAAGGAAACTGGGCAGTGACAGACAATTCAGCAACGTGGATTATACTCAGCTTACAGAAACTGATAGTGGCTTCATTGATTCTCAG TTTGTGAATCCACCTGTAAAAATACCATGGAAAGCTATTACGTTAGCAGCTCTTCTCTTTATTGGTGGTACCATTATGCTTATCATGGGAAGTCTAATCGTGAGTGGACACTTTGACTCTAAG TACTCAGATCGTATGTGGCCAGTTATTATTTTAGGTATTTTAATGTTCATACCGGGAGCTTATCATATGAGGGTAGCTGTTTTAGCATATCAGAAAGTGCCAGGTTATTCCTTTGATGATATACCAGAGTTTGACTAA
- the LOC100882182 gene encoding transmembrane protein 230 isoform X2 has translation MSRRKLGSDRQFSNVDYTQLTETDSGFIDSQFVNPPVKIPWKAITLAALLFIGGTIMLIMGSLIVSGHFDSKYSDRMWPVIILGILMFIPGAYHMRVAVLAYQKVPGYSFDDIPEFD, from the exons ATGTCCAGAAGGAAACTGGGCAGTGACAGACAATTCAGCAACGTGGATTATACTCAGCTTACAGAAACTGATAGTGGCTTCATTGATTCTCAG TTTGTGAATCCACCTGTAAAAATACCATGGAAAGCTATTACGTTAGCAGCTCTTCTCTTTATTGGTGGTACCATTATGCTTATCATGGGAAGTCTAATCGTGAGTGGACACTTTGACTCTAAG TACTCAGATCGTATGTGGCCAGTTATTATTTTAGGTATTTTAATGTTCATACCGGGAGCTTATCATATGAGGGTAGCTGTTTTAGCATATCAGAAAGTGCCAGGTTATTCCTTTGATGATATACCAGAGTTTGACTAA